A window of the Planctomycetia bacterium genome harbors these coding sequences:
- a CDS encoding CRTAC1 family protein, with protein MSGSGTAALANEQETTQEDSPTIFVEWPELGVDFVHRADTHKQYSLPRTIGSGTAVFDYNGDGLLDLYLIQNSGAESKHTNRLYRLGADLRYVDVSSGSGLDVAGYGMGAAAGDVNNDGRVDLLLTEYGHARLFRNRSEGDEPKFEEITAAAGIENPYWGTSAAFLDFDRDGWLDLVVVNYMNYDPSRWCADGSSREEFCGPDAFPGRMAKLYRNRGAQPDDQVRFEDVTVSSGLAAAPGPGLGIFCADFDGDRWPDMFIANDGQPNHLWINQRDGRFVEEGISRGLAYNAMGKAEANMGVAVGDVDGDNLFDLYVTHLTEETHTLWRQEPRGYFLDRTAASKLIGAASRSTGFGTAMADVDNDGDLDLMLVNGRVTRAAKPPASPARYANEFWLPYAEPNQLLLNTGDGHFVNAASQNPAYCREPAVSRGLAVADLNDDGGLDLIVTRVDQPPGIYRNVHPARGHWLLVRVVDSLLHRDAYGAEVTLRQGEKVVTRHVNPGYSFLCSNDPRCHFGLGDAAAYAAIEVVWPDGTAEMFAGGKADQVITLERGAGRPLEQ; from the coding sequence ATGTCCGGCTCCGGCACGGCGGCCTTAGCGAACGAACAGGAAACGACGCAGGAAGATTCCCCAACGATCTTCGTCGAGTGGCCGGAACTGGGCGTTGATTTCGTACATCGAGCAGATACCCACAAGCAATACTCTTTGCCACGTACCATTGGTTCCGGGACCGCGGTCTTCGACTACAATGGCGACGGGCTACTCGATCTGTATCTGATTCAGAACTCCGGGGCGGAATCGAAGCATACGAATCGCCTGTACCGCCTCGGCGCCGACCTTCGATACGTCGATGTCAGCTCAGGATCAGGGTTGGACGTCGCCGGCTATGGGATGGGCGCTGCGGCAGGGGACGTGAACAACGACGGCCGCGTCGACCTGCTGCTCACGGAATACGGTCATGCCCGGTTGTTTCGCAATCGATCCGAGGGGGACGAACCAAAGTTCGAAGAGATCACGGCGGCCGCTGGTATCGAAAACCCGTATTGGGGCACGTCCGCCGCGTTTCTCGATTTCGATCGCGATGGCTGGCTCGACTTGGTGGTCGTCAATTACATGAACTACGACCCCTCGCGCTGGTGCGCCGATGGCAGCAGCCGCGAGGAATTCTGCGGGCCGGACGCCTTTCCCGGCCGCATGGCTAAGCTCTATCGAAATCGTGGCGCTCAGCCGGACGACCAGGTCCGTTTTGAGGATGTGACCGTTAGCTCCGGCCTGGCGGCAGCGCCCGGGCCGGGATTGGGCATATTTTGCGCGGATTTCGACGGCGATCGCTGGCCGGATATGTTCATTGCCAACGATGGTCAACCGAATCACCTGTGGATCAATCAACGGGACGGCCGTTTTGTCGAGGAAGGGATTTCCCGAGGACTGGCTTACAACGCGATGGGCAAAGCGGAAGCCAATATGGGCGTTGCGGTAGGGGACGTTGACGGCGACAACTTGTTCGATCTGTATGTCACGCACCTCACCGAAGAAACGCATACGCTATGGCGTCAGGAGCCGCGCGGGTATTTTCTCGATCGCACGGCCGCATCGAAACTCATCGGCGCGGCGTCGCGCAGCACCGGCTTCGGCACGGCGATGGCCGACGTCGACAACGATGGCGATCTCGATTTGATGTTGGTGAATGGGCGTGTCACCCGTGCGGCAAAGCCACCCGCTTCGCCCGCGAGATATGCAAATGAATTCTGGCTCCCTTACGCCGAACCCAATCAGTTACTTCTCAATACGGGCGACGGGCACTTCGTGAACGCCGCGTCGCAGAATCCCGCATATTGCCGCGAACCTGCGGTCTCCCGCGGATTGGCCGTGGCGGATTTGAATGACGACGGCGGGCTCGATCTGATCGTCACGCGCGTCGATCAGCCGCCCGGTATTTACCGCAACGTGCATCCGGCGCGAGGACACTGGTTGTTAGTGCGCGTGGTCGATTCCCTACTGCACCGTGACGCGTACGGCGCGGAAGTTACGTTGCGGCAGGGCGAGAAGGTGGTCACGCGGCACGTGAATCCCGGCTATAGCTTTCTCTGCAGCAATGATCCGCGTTGCCATTTCGGCCTGGGAGACGCCGCCGCGTACGCGGCGATCGAAGTGGTCTGGCCAGACGGCACGGCGGAAATGTTTGCCGGGGGTAAGGCAGACCAAGTGATCACCTTGGAGCGGGGCGCCGGCCGACCGCTGGAGCAATAG